In Sphingobacterium sp. PCS056, the following proteins share a genomic window:
- a CDS encoding HNH endonuclease, whose amino-acid sequence MKLSQYFTLHFLSLTYMSNLSLYLKALARLKQGITKYGKAPHKPVFLLTLIELIEKGLDNDNHFLVNADLAGLFQENWRLLVTTAHQPDFTQPFYYLQSDQVDGQSFWFIHTHHGAPMQAHIKSVSTLASIVAYGSLSPQLYALLQSLENRKLIRNSILANYFPNQLQYYYEHKQIGDGYYHDLQALVLNDPEVKYKHMVIHTEEDVFIRSHLFKRYIPQLYQDTCAMTGMQLRSTYNHNFIDACHIVPFSISHHDKVTNGLALCPNLHRAFDRGLVSVDQDYRILVSNHIRELGEHPYSLQKLEGSKLILPKSEQYYPAPENLAWHRSEVFKKG is encoded by the coding sequence ATGAAACTCTCTCAATATTTTACTTTGCATTTCCTATCTTTGACCTACATGAGCAATCTGAGCCTATATCTAAAAGCATTGGCAAGATTAAAACAAGGGATTACCAAATATGGTAAAGCACCTCATAAACCAGTTTTTCTATTAACTCTGATTGAGTTAATAGAAAAAGGCCTGGATAATGACAATCATTTTCTTGTCAATGCAGATCTCGCAGGTCTTTTTCAGGAGAATTGGCGGCTGTTGGTTACTACAGCACATCAGCCCGATTTTACTCAGCCATTTTATTATCTGCAGAGCGATCAGGTCGATGGACAGTCTTTTTGGTTTATCCATACTCACCATGGAGCTCCTATGCAAGCTCATATCAAAAGTGTTAGTACATTAGCATCCATCGTTGCTTACGGAAGTCTTTCACCTCAATTATACGCATTATTGCAATCGCTTGAAAATAGGAAATTAATCCGAAATTCTATTTTGGCGAATTATTTCCCTAACCAACTTCAATATTATTACGAGCATAAACAAATCGGAGATGGGTATTATCACGATCTGCAGGCTTTGGTACTCAATGATCCCGAAGTCAAGTATAAACATATGGTGATTCATACAGAAGAAGATGTGTTTATACGATCACACCTTTTCAAAAGATATATCCCCCAGTTGTATCAGGATACCTGTGCGATGACAGGTATGCAGCTGCGGTCTACGTACAATCACAATTTTATCGATGCTTGTCATATCGTACCTTTTTCTATTTCGCACCATGACAAGGTCACCAATGGACTTGCATTATGTCCCAATTTGCATAGGGCTTTTGATCGTGGCTTGGTTTCCGTAGATCAAGACTATCGTATTTTGGTTTCAAATCATATACGCGAGCTTGGGGAGCATCCGTATAGTCTTCAAAAATTGGAAGGAAGCAAACTTATATTGCCAAAATCTGAGCAATACTATCCAGCACCAGAAAATCTGGCATGGCATAGGAGTGAAGTGTTTAAAAAAGGCTAA
- a CDS encoding HindVP family restriction endonuclease yields MDKEKPGLFGIKYSNRDFGQTETWGKNQFNSSFPASLSNFLASKGLSNIYMFLDADLKVQHGKISTEKLLGINPMSDNLFYSFETQFTPYQQLVIGSLPRVDLVSQMRDSGQSLTPIEIKLTALPDNSTCLLSEEYYGCEIVIRPDTIVYLACSIVENFKNNHVELSFLFDKKFDNILDWTNGVQIWSYIPSMILTLDSIVLSILDKQKPLVMQPIWKTNGKSPKLTDNCLDVFVWSNFAFCQLFVDVARGELSSGATKITRQVRTIIWLFKMLFDFAKNGQINHSKIIDELSFNTKNDKAFAVSGRITHRYMSCPELITPRITREDIKNIILGGGQNLLSPERRFDAIIFNSPELFN; encoded by the coding sequence ATGGATAAAGAAAAACCCGGTCTATTTGGAATAAAATATTCAAATAGAGATTTTGGACAAACTGAAACTTGGGGAAAAAACCAATTTAATTCGTCTTTTCCGGCAAGTTTGTCTAATTTTTTGGCAAGTAAGGGGTTAAGTAATATATATATGTTTTTGGACGCAGATTTAAAAGTTCAACATGGTAAAATATCAACTGAAAAATTATTAGGTATTAATCCTATGTCAGATAATTTATTTTATTCATTTGAGACCCAATTTACTCCATATCAACAGTTAGTAATAGGAAGTTTACCAAGGGTTGATTTAGTTTCTCAAATGAGGGATAGTGGACAGAGTTTAACTCCAATAGAAATTAAATTAACGGCTCTTCCAGATAATTCAACATGTCTTCTTAGTGAAGAATATTATGGTTGTGAAATTGTCATTAGACCTGATACAATCGTATATTTAGCATGTAGTATTGTAGAAAATTTTAAAAATAATCATGTAGAACTGAGTTTTTTGTTTGATAAAAAATTTGATAATATACTTGATTGGACAAATGGAGTTCAAATATGGAGTTATATTCCAAGCATGATCTTAACTTTAGATTCAATAGTGTTATCTATATTAGATAAACAGAAACCCCTTGTAATGCAACCTATTTGGAAGACTAATGGAAAATCACCTAAACTTACAGATAATTGTTTAGATGTATTTGTATGGTCGAATTTTGCATTTTGTCAACTTTTTGTAGATGTTGCTAGAGGAGAGCTTTCATCTGGAGCTACAAAAATAACGAGACAAGTCAGAACGATTATTTGGCTGTTTAAGATGTTATTTGATTTCGCTAAGAATGGTCAAATTAATCACTCAAAAATTATTGATGAGTTATCTTTTAATACAAAAAATGATAAAGCATTTGCTGTTAGTGGTAGAATTACTCACAGATATATGTCTTGTCCAGAATTAATTACTCCTCGTATTACGAGAGAAGATATAAAGAATATTATATTAGGTGGAGGGCAAAATTTATTAAGTCCTGAAAGACGATTTGATGCAATAATTTTTAACTCACCAGAATTATTTAATTAA
- a CDS encoding DNA cytosine methyltransferase: MNIVDLFSGCGGMSLGFQNAGFKILAAFDKWEPAIRVYQENFDHPIYDTDLGTEEVREFIKKLSPTMIIGGPPCQDFSSAGKRDESLGRADLTLSFAEIISDTKPEWFVMENVGRITKSRILKEAIAIFKKSGYGISYQILDASLCGVPQARKRFFLIGHLNSSDNFLNAYLSKNQSSKSMTLYDYFGNSLGLDYYYRHPRSYARRGVFSIHEPSPTIRGVNRPIPKGYKKHEGDPVEINSDLRALTTKERSLIQTFPENFKLVGTKTNLEQIIGNAVPVKLGEFIANCINEYICDSLQNTTINTGQLEIQY, translated from the coding sequence ATGAATATAGTAGATTTATTTTCAGGATGTGGAGGGATGTCTTTGGGGTTTCAAAATGCAGGATTTAAGATATTAGCTGCATTTGATAAATGGGAGCCAGCAATTAGAGTCTATCAAGAAAACTTTGATCATCCAATATATGATACTGACTTAGGTACAGAAGAAGTAAGAGAGTTTATAAAAAAACTAAGCCCAACTATGATCATAGGTGGACCACCCTGTCAAGATTTTTCAAGTGCTGGTAAAAGAGATGAATCATTAGGGCGTGCAGATTTAACCCTTTCTTTTGCAGAGATTATTTCGGATACTAAACCTGAGTGGTTTGTAATGGAAAATGTTGGACGAATAACTAAAAGTAGAATATTAAAAGAGGCTATTGCGATATTTAAAAAATCAGGTTACGGAATATCATATCAAATTTTAGATGCTAGTTTATGCGGTGTGCCTCAAGCTAGAAAACGTTTTTTTTTAATAGGTCATTTGAATTCATCTGATAATTTTCTTAATGCTTATTTATCGAAAAATCAATCATCGAAATCTATGACTCTATATGATTATTTTGGTAATTCTTTAGGATTAGATTATTATTACAGGCATCCAAGAAGTTATGCTCGTAGAGGAGTATTTAGTATACATGAACCAAGTCCAACAATTCGTGGAGTAAATAGACCTATTCCTAAAGGTTATAAAAAACACGAAGGAGATCCTGTCGAGATAAATTCAGATCTACGAGCGCTAACAACTAAAGAACGAAGTTTAATTCAAACATTTCCAGAGAATTTTAAACTTGTGGGTACAAAAACTAATTTAGAGCAAATAATCGGAAATGCTGTACCAGTAAAGTTAGGTGAGTTTATTGCTAATTGTATAAATGAATATATCTGCGATAGCTTACAAAACACAACCATTAATACAGGTCAATTAGAAATTCAATATTAA
- a CDS encoding SLATT domain-containing protein — protein sequence MKSKKELMILDWTRKIHQLEYAHCFESLMYTRINTYLSIFTLVITTLVASSYQFPKISVEEYNKLFFIFKQEYFVSIFSTIAALSTAILTFLRPSEKSEEHRKIGLEYEKLRHELEKLFSYNLTESSIEFNVNQIKEKWDSLSTKHVTQCNYNKSRKFVKKFGYPTPMSFII from the coding sequence ATGAAAAGTAAAAAAGAACTGATGATACTAGACTGGACCAGAAAAATACATCAACTAGAATATGCACACTGTTTTGAATCGCTTATGTATACACGAATAAACACGTATTTAAGTATTTTTACCTTAGTTATAACAACACTTGTTGCTTCATCCTATCAATTTCCAAAAATTTCAGTAGAAGAGTATAATAAGTTATTCTTCATCTTTAAACAAGAATATTTTGTTTCAATATTTTCAACAATTGCTGCGTTATCTACTGCCATATTAACTTTTCTCAGACCAAGTGAGAAATCAGAAGAACATAGAAAAATTGGTTTAGAGTATGAAAAATTAAGACATGAACTTGAAAAACTGTTTTCTTACAATTTAACAGAAAGTTCGATAGAATTTAATGTTAATCAGATCAAAGAAAAGTGGGATTCATTGAGCACAAAACACGTTACACAATGTAATTACAATAAATCTAGAAAATTTGTAAAAAAATTTGGATACCCTACACCAATGAGTTTTATTATATAA
- a CDS encoding DNA/RNA helicase domain-containing protein: MIKPFQIIPYPFDSQLELTLLQKQRDYLSWPIVYFLQDKKEAYVGETTDMVTRFKAHLKSARKQQLQSVSLIRSELFNKSATLDIESNLIRYIAADGQFDLQNGNLGISNHKFYQQKEVYWELFRDIWSELRQMGIARHSLEHIDNSDLFKYSPYKSLSREQTNGLKMILRCLLDDRAKVSLIHGGAGTGKSILAIFLFKLLKTDLQDFNKADFDESDEELFNLVEAVRQKYGDLEMALVIPMQSFRKTISKVFKNIKGLSPKMVIGPAEVAKQKYDLLIVDEGHRLRQWKNLAAYYGTFRKVSQHLGLDELTCTELDWVQLQSDKSIIFYDEFQSVKPSDADKQRFLDLQELESTRIERLRSQFRVKGGAHYMEFVHQLFSDNIALSPKPFESVHYDFQLFDDLDAMVKEIKRKDDSEDLCRMVAGFAWDWISKKDKSLHDIVIGDTALRWNSTDVDWVNSANAIHEVGCIHTTQGYDLNYTGLIIGPELDYDFDTNAFVVYKDRYKDKNGKNSIHDPLVLKNYILNIYRTILFRGIQGSYVYVCNDNLRKYLAQYIKRQSISDKSETAYRITDTPTENTVPYYDLEVAAGSFSELQQAEHTRYIQVNEITVDPAKYFACKVVGESMNKIIPNGAICLFEKYQGGSRNGLICLVESNDFIDSEFGASYTIKEYSSKKTISEEGWEHQEIMLLPKSTDTSYQPIVLRDEELLDLKVIGMFKKLLVQGEIG, translated from the coding sequence ATGATCAAACCTTTCCAGATTATTCCATATCCATTTGATTCGCAATTGGAACTTACTTTATTGCAAAAGCAGCGTGATTATCTTTCATGGCCTATTGTCTATTTTCTTCAAGATAAAAAGGAAGCTTATGTAGGTGAAACCACTGATATGGTTACTCGCTTCAAAGCACATCTTAAATCTGCGAGGAAACAACAGTTACAGTCTGTATCGCTTATTCGGAGTGAATTGTTCAATAAATCTGCGACCTTAGATATCGAATCCAATTTGATTCGCTACATCGCTGCCGATGGGCAATTCGATTTACAAAATGGTAATCTTGGGATCTCCAACCATAAATTCTATCAACAGAAAGAAGTTTACTGGGAACTTTTTCGTGATATCTGGTCAGAATTAAGGCAAATGGGTATAGCTCGTCATTCACTTGAGCATATAGATAATTCAGATCTTTTTAAGTATTCTCCCTACAAAAGCTTATCGCGAGAACAGACAAATGGATTAAAGATGATTCTTAGATGTTTGCTTGATGATCGTGCAAAGGTTAGCTTGATTCACGGTGGAGCAGGAACAGGCAAGTCTATCCTGGCTATATTTCTTTTTAAATTATTGAAGACCGATTTACAGGATTTCAATAAAGCAGATTTTGACGAGTCAGATGAGGAGCTATTTAATTTGGTGGAAGCTGTCCGTCAAAAATATGGTGACTTGGAAATGGCTCTCGTTATTCCAATGCAGTCATTTCGTAAAACTATCAGCAAGGTCTTCAAAAACATTAAAGGATTATCACCAAAGATGGTCATTGGACCAGCTGAAGTGGCTAAACAGAAATATGATCTCTTGATCGTAGATGAAGGCCATCGCTTACGCCAATGGAAAAATCTTGCTGCTTATTATGGTACATTTCGTAAAGTATCACAGCACCTGGGTTTAGATGAATTAACCTGTACGGAGTTAGATTGGGTGCAGTTGCAATCCGATAAATCCATTATTTTTTATGACGAGTTCCAGTCTGTCAAACCGTCGGATGCAGATAAGCAGCGTTTTCTCGATTTGCAGGAATTAGAAAGTACACGGATTGAACGGTTACGCTCTCAGTTTCGAGTAAAGGGAGGTGCACATTATATGGAGTTCGTACATCAGCTCTTCTCAGATAACATTGCACTTTCGCCAAAACCTTTTGAAAGCGTACATTATGATTTTCAGTTATTCGATGATCTGGATGCGATGGTTAAGGAGATTAAGCGTAAGGATGATTCTGAAGACTTGTGTCGTATGGTAGCAGGTTTTGCCTGGGATTGGATCTCCAAGAAAGATAAGTCGCTTCACGACATCGTTATTGGTGATACTGCGCTCCGTTGGAACAGTACTGATGTTGATTGGGTTAATTCGGCGAATGCTATTCATGAAGTCGGCTGTATACATACCACACAAGGCTATGATCTCAACTATACCGGTCTTATTATCGGCCCAGAATTGGATTATGATTTTGATACGAATGCTTTTGTTGTATATAAAGATCGATATAAAGATAAAAATGGTAAGAACTCTATTCATGATCCATTAGTTCTTAAAAATTATATCCTCAATATTTATCGTACCATCTTGTTTCGAGGTATTCAGGGAAGTTATGTGTACGTCTGTAATGACAATCTAAGAAAGTATCTAGCGCAGTATATAAAAAGACAGTCAATATCAGATAAAAGTGAAACAGCATATCGCATCACCGATACCCCAACTGAAAATACAGTTCCATACTATGATCTTGAGGTCGCAGCAGGGAGTTTCTCTGAGCTCCAACAGGCAGAACATACTCGTTATATTCAGGTAAATGAAATCACAGTAGATCCAGCTAAATATTTTGCATGTAAAGTAGTGGGGGAGTCTATGAACAAAATTATCCCTAATGGCGCAATATGTCTTTTCGAGAAATATCAAGGCGGTTCTCGCAATGGATTGATCTGTTTAGTTGAGTCCAATGATTTTATTGATAGCGAGTTCGGAGCAAGCTACACCATTAAAGAATATAGTAGCAAGAAAACCATCAGTGAAGAGGGATGGGAGCACCAAGAGATTATGCTTTTGCCGAAATCTACCGATACATCTTATCAGCCTATTGTGTTGCGAGATGAGGAGTTATTGGATTTGAAAGTGATTGGAATGTTTAAGAAGTTGTTAGTTCAGGGTGAAATCGGTTAG
- a CDS encoding nucleotide pyrophosphohydrolase, which yields MSDIQQLLEQIRQFRDARDWEQFHNSKDLALALSIEASELLELFLWKGNEDADPDKLKKELADVLMYALLLADKHGLDIKEIVEEKMKLNNEKYPVEKAKGTAKKYNEL from the coding sequence ATGTCCGACATTCAACAATTATTAGAGCAGATCCGTCAGTTTAGAGATGCCCGAGATTGGGAGCAATTTCACAATTCCAAAGATCTAGCTTTAGCATTGAGTATTGAAGCATCCGAACTTCTGGAGCTTTTCTTGTGGAAAGGCAATGAAGATGCTGATCCTGATAAACTCAAAAAGGAACTAGCAGATGTTTTGATGTATGCTTTATTGCTTGCCGATAAGCATGGTTTGGATATAAAAGAGATTGTTGAGGAAAAGATGAAACTTAATAATGAAAAATACCCGGTAGAGAAAGCAAAAGGAACGGCCAAGAAGTATAACGAATTATAA